Proteins from a genomic interval of Chryseobacterium indologenes:
- a CDS encoding methylmalonyl-CoA mutase — MSDNTLPNWESLVKKQLKTEDIYPILEKENLEGIEVKPFYTEVKKPLVNLPRVEESTHLVASYHESLEEEVFAFILDQNVENLEEKTIFVNNKDLAGHISPKEEDQYFSLIDVFNEHEGSIDDQLAKELLAKEFKRSICVDVSLHQNAGAAIYQQLGIALAKTKELVEKYGTDIINQLVFRIAVGGNYFFEMAKLRAFKIVFNQLSKEYGLDEVPYIFAETSLRNKAVSDNENNLIRSTLELASAMIGGADAVFSNNYLVDRSTGNSEEISFKQQIVLAYESIINVFEDASNGSYYVEDITRQIAEKSWALFVEIEETGGYLELLRQGIIQKKIYDHAVKEQQWIEEGKIKLIGVNLYPKLDVKKSIADLYNEKEIKAVRWAEMFE; from the coding sequence ATGTCAGATAATACACTTCCAAACTGGGAAAGCTTAGTAAAAAAACAGCTTAAAACGGAGGATATTTACCCTATTTTAGAAAAAGAAAACCTTGAAGGAATAGAAGTAAAACCCTTTTATACAGAAGTTAAGAAACCTTTGGTGAACCTACCGAGAGTTGAAGAAAGCACCCATCTCGTAGCCAGCTACCATGAAAGTCTGGAAGAAGAAGTATTTGCATTTATTTTAGATCAGAACGTTGAAAACCTGGAAGAAAAGACCATTTTTGTTAACAACAAAGATCTTGCAGGACACATCAGTCCCAAAGAAGAAGACCAGTACTTTTCTTTGATCGATGTATTTAATGAGCATGAGGGAAGTATTGATGATCAATTGGCGAAAGAACTGTTGGCAAAAGAATTCAAAAGAAGCATTTGCGTAGATGTGTCCTTGCATCAGAATGCAGGAGCAGCTATCTATCAACAGCTTGGTATCGCACTTGCCAAAACTAAAGAACTGGTTGAGAAATATGGCACTGATATTATCAATCAACTAGTTTTCAGAATCGCTGTAGGAGGAAATTATTTCTTTGAAATGGCAAAATTAAGAGCTTTTAAAATAGTTTTTAACCAGCTTTCCAAAGAATATGGGCTGGACGAAGTTCCTTACATTTTTGCAGAAACCTCTTTAAGAAACAAAGCGGTCTCCGATAACGAGAACAACCTGATCCGTTCCACCCTTGAACTTGCTTCGGCTATGATTGGTGGGGCAGATGCGGTATTCTCAAACAATTACCTTGTAGACAGAAGTACCGGTAATTCAGAGGAGATATCTTTTAAACAGCAGATTGTTTTAGCATACGAAAGTATCATCAATGTGTTTGAAGACGCTTCCAACGGAAGTTATTATGTGGAAGACATCACCAGACAGATCGCTGAAAAATCCTGGGCTTTATTTGTAGAAATAGAAGAAACCGGTGGATATCTTGAGTTGTTACGTCAAGGAATTATCCAGAAAAAAATCTACGATCATGCAGTTAAAGAACAGCAGTGGATTGAAGAAGGTAAAATAAAGCTGATCGGAGTGAATTTATACCCCAAATTAGACGTCAAAAAGTCGATCGCAGATCTATACAACGAAAAAGAAATAAAAGCCGTTCGTTGGGCAGAAATGTTTGAATAA